The Breoghania sp. genome has a segment encoding these proteins:
- the cysG gene encoding siroheme synthase CysG, producing MARQHDQNGKDRLDVFPTFHKVAGRRVVVVGAGEEAAAKVRLIGETNALIEILCPEMEPALARAAHRVGARHVAREFTPEMIEGAALVFSAREDEALDRAVVNAARALGIPVNAVDRPEMCDFYTGALVNRAPVAVAITSTGVGPVLARHIRARVEALLPRETGTLARLAESFRETVARLVPTSEGRRRLWATFFSGPVAHETYAGRIEAARAAANRLVNGAADEAGFVWLIGAGPGAEDLLTLRAQRLLQEADVIVHDRLVPEAVVAMGRRDARRVSVGKAKGAHSVSQDRINEILVEEAAQGQRVVRLKSGDPMVFGRAGEEIAALRKANVAYEIVPGVTAAFAAAASAEIPLTLRDVASSLVFATGHDRQGETLPDWAGLALTGSTVAVYMGRSVAGQVAERLMEAGLATGTPVMAIENAARREERVFSGNLDDLSAFAGRMDVRGPVLIVIGAVVAHAAIERAEPLSPLSASQVQAA from the coding sequence ATGGCCCGGCAACACGATCAAAACGGCAAAGACCGCCTCGACGTATTTCCCACCTTTCACAAGGTCGCGGGGCGGCGCGTGGTGGTGGTTGGGGCCGGCGAGGAAGCCGCGGCCAAGGTCCGGCTCATTGGCGAAACCAATGCGTTGATCGAGATCCTCTGCCCCGAGATGGAGCCCGCGCTCGCCCGCGCCGCACACCGCGTCGGTGCGCGTCACGTCGCGCGGGAATTTACCCCCGAGATGATCGAAGGCGCCGCCCTCGTCTTTTCCGCGCGCGAGGACGAGGCGCTTGATCGCGCCGTCGTGAATGCGGCCCGCGCGCTCGGCATTCCCGTCAACGCGGTCGACCGGCCGGAGATGTGCGATTTCTATACTGGCGCGCTGGTCAACCGCGCGCCCGTTGCGGTGGCCATCACGTCGACCGGGGTCGGTCCTGTTCTGGCGCGTCATATCCGGGCGCGCGTCGAGGCGCTTTTGCCGCGCGAAACGGGCACGCTCGCCCGCCTTGCGGAAAGCTTCCGCGAGACGGTCGCCCGCCTCGTGCCGACAAGCGAGGGTCGCCGCCGCCTCTGGGCCACGTTCTTTTCCGGTCCGGTCGCGCACGAAACCTATGCAGGGCGCATCGAAGCGGCGCGTGCTGCCGCCAACCGGCTGGTCAATGGCGCTGCCGATGAAGCCGGTTTCGTATGGCTGATCGGTGCTGGCCCCGGTGCGGAAGACCTTCTGACGCTTCGTGCCCAACGTCTCTTGCAGGAAGCGGACGTGATCGTTCACGACCGGCTCGTGCCGGAGGCTGTCGTCGCCATGGGGCGGCGCGATGCGCGGCGCGTTTCCGTCGGCAAGGCCAAGGGCGCGCATTCGGTTTCACAAGACCGCATCAACGAAATCCTGGTCGAGGAAGCGGCACAAGGGCAGCGCGTGGTACGTCTGAAATCCGGCGACCCTATGGTTTTTGGGCGCGCGGGCGAGGAGATCGCGGCCCTTCGTAAAGCCAATGTCGCCTATGAAATCGTGCCGGGTGTGACCGCGGCCTTCGCGGCCGCGGCTTCCGCGGAAATCCCGCTCACCCTTCGTGACGTCGCCTCCAGTCTTGTCTTTGCCACGGGGCACGACAGGCAGGGCGAGACCCTGCCCGACTGGGCGGGCCTTGCGCTGACAGGTTCCACGGTCGCCGTCTACATGGGCCGCAGCGTTGCGGGCCAGGTTGCAGAGCGCCTGATGGAAGCAGGCCTTGCCACCGGCACCCCGGTCATGGCGATCGAGAATGCCGCGCGGCGCGAAGAGCGCGTCTTCAGCGGGAACCTGGACGATCTTTCCGCATTCGCCGGGCGTATGGACGTGCGAGGCCCGGTGCTGATCGTCATCGGCGCCGTCGTCGCCCATGCGGCCATCGAACGGGCCGAGCCGCTCTCCCCCCTCTCCGCCTCCCAAGTTCAAGCCGCCTGA
- a CDS encoding DUF2849 domain-containing protein, with amino-acid sequence MPAHAKATFKIVTANRLADGEVVWLGQNEVWVETIESAWLLEDETDLEAGEAAAVRAMALNRIVDVDVIEARREGGAIVPVRLRERIRAAGPTFRKDLGKQSRRASDAA; translated from the coding sequence ATGCCCGCTCACGCAAAAGCAACGTTCAAGATCGTCACCGCCAACCGCCTCGCGGATGGCGAGGTCGTGTGGCTCGGTCAAAACGAGGTCTGGGTTGAGACCATCGAAAGCGCCTGGCTTCTGGAAGATGAAACCGATCTTGAGGCCGGGGAAGCGGCAGCGGTCCGCGCCATGGCGCTCAACCGGATTGTCGATGTCGATGTGATCGAGGCGAGGCGCGAGGGTGGGGCAATCGTGCCGGTGCGGCTGCGCGAACGTATCCGCGCCGCAGGTCCGACCTTCCGCAAGGATCTCGGCAAACAGTCCCGGCGGGCATCCGACGCCGCCTGA